ATACTTGAAATCTGTTTCCTGTTTAATCCTCTGGTTAATCAAGTAGCTGCTGCCGAGTACTACATTCGCCATTTCACCGAAAACCAAACGTAATGCAAATGCAGGTACATTGGGTGCCCATTGCGGCTTGTTCAGCACTTTGCATATTAATTTCGTGAAGTCTTCATTGGTAACCGCGTCTGTAACTGCATTGTAGGCCCCGTGCCAGTTTTCGTTTTCAAGCGCGCCAATATACATCCTGCAAAGATCGTCGATGTGGATCCAGCTGATCCATTGCTTTCCGGAACCAAGAGGCGCTCCGAAGCCGAATCTGGCGGGCGCAGCGATCTGCTTTAGTGCGCCTCCTTCATCACTTAGTACAATTCCCGTGCGCAGTTTCACCGTTCTTACGCCGAGATCCGCAATACTGTCCGCTGCTTTTTCCCATTCTATGGTCACGTGCGATAGAAAGTCTTTCCCTGGCGGGAAATCTTCGGTGTTTTTTACATTACCACTATCTTCACCATAATAGCTGCTTCCCGAGGCGGATGTGAATGCAGCCGGACGTATATTTTTCTCTTTTAATTTTCGGGCGATTAATCCAATCGTATCTACCCGACTTGATATAATGGATTTCTTCTGCTCGTCTGTCCAGCGCTTTTCAGCAACGCCGGTACCCGCGAGGTGGATCAGGAAGTGTGTGTTTTCTAATGCACCGTCTTCTATATATTGCTTTTCAACATCCCATTCAAATACCGTTACAGATGGAACAGCCTTTCTATTCCGGCTCAGATAAGCCACTTCGTAGCCTTTTTTAAGCAAAAGTTCTGTAAGCCTTTTACCAATAAGGCCGGTCCCGCCCGTGATCAATACCTTTTTTTTCATATAGATGAAAGGTGATAAAATGCGTGCCCGCTAATTATCAGTGGCAATAGCATTATCGCCCGGAGGCTCCTGTTCGATCGCTTTCGTTACCCTTTCAACCATACTCTCCACAGATTCGTCAGGTAGAAAATGCATTGCGGGCTTGAAATGGACAGTCAGCCGGGTATTCCGCTTTTTGAATCTCAAACCCTT
This Dyadobacter sp. UC 10 DNA region includes the following protein-coding sequences:
- a CDS encoding TIGR01777 family oxidoreductase gives rise to the protein MKKKVLITGGTGLIGKRLTELLLKKGYEVAYLSRNRKAVPSVTVFEWDVEKQYIEDGALENTHFLIHLAGTGVAEKRWTDEQKKSIISSRVDTIGLIARKLKEKNIRPAAFTSASGSSYYGEDSGNVKNTEDFPPGKDFLSHVTIEWEKAADSIADLGVRTVKLRTGIVLSDEGGALKQIAAPARFGFGAPLGSGKQWISWIHIDDLCRMYIGALENENWHGAYNAVTDAVTNEDFTKLICKVLNKPQWAPNVPAFALRLVFGEMANVVLGSSYLINQRIKQETDFKYQYPELEGALREILG